In a single window of the Mucilaginibacter defluvii genome:
- a CDS encoding DUF6268 family outer membrane beta-barrel protein, whose amino-acid sequence MFDHNFSIYGTFHSIRKVLTLIQTLTGFMVIAMLPLTIKAQSQDSLPKKAVEYVVDKFAERRPFSIDYKQYGNYNSSSTLRGQDLPDGEFTKYSQLSASANINLFQNRRWLVQVNGFYRYVSAEYNFPESTAATSQTVSRDLHYHTEGLNLTYFSKLFGKTVIYSGSINVDWSERSLERVRGLFTGAIVLKANNRTKINVGILYTTDPGTFIRVIPTFLLEHKFNESLTADIFLPRYAYLRKKMFGNGRLSAGWELDPQTTFFLNDLDENRTTYQYRQVDVNTGLLYEHILPGSITLSLRAGVRLYPYARTFEKDRSFTDYTWEGRADAAPYVNIGFSFNPFAKPKK is encoded by the coding sequence ATGTTCGATCACAATTTTTCAATTTATGGCACTTTTCATAGCATACGAAAAGTTCTAACCCTTATTCAAACACTGACCGGCTTTATGGTAATTGCTATGCTGCCGCTAACTATCAAAGCGCAAAGCCAGGATAGCCTACCTAAAAAAGCCGTTGAATATGTCGTGGATAAGTTCGCCGAACGCAGGCCGTTCAGCATAGACTACAAGCAATATGGCAATTATAATTCCTCGTCTACCCTCAGAGGCCAGGACCTTCCGGATGGAGAGTTTACCAAGTACTCACAACTGAGTGCAAGCGCCAACATCAATCTTTTTCAAAACAGGCGGTGGTTAGTCCAAGTCAACGGTTTTTACCGGTATGTTTCGGCCGAATATAACTTTCCGGAATCCACAGCCGCTACATCACAGACGGTCAGCAGGGACCTTCATTATCATACAGAAGGTCTGAACTTGACCTACTTCTCTAAACTCTTTGGCAAGACCGTCATCTACAGCGGGAGTATTAATGTTGATTGGAGTGAACGTTCGCTGGAGAGGGTTCGCGGGCTGTTTACCGGCGCTATAGTTCTCAAAGCAAACAACAGGACAAAGATCAATGTGGGAATTCTGTATACCACCGATCCGGGTACATTCATCCGCGTGATCCCTACATTCCTGCTGGAGCATAAGTTCAATGAAAGCCTGACGGCGGATATCTTTCTGCCACGGTATGCCTACCTGCGAAAAAAAATGTTTGGCAATGGCAGGCTTTCCGCAGGTTGGGAACTGGACCCGCAAACGACCTTTTTTCTGAACGACCTTGACGAGAACCGCACAACCTATCAGTATCGCCAGGTTGATGTGAACACCGGGTTGCTTTATGAGCACATTTTACCGGGAAGCATTACCCTTTCTTTACGCGCCGGCGTTCGTCTATATCCGTATGCCAGGACATTTGAGAAAGACCGTTCGTTCACTGATTATACCTGGGAAGGCAGGGCTGACGCGGCACCTTACGTGAACATCGGATTTTCCTTTAACCCATTTGCTAAGCCGAAGAAGTAG
- a CDS encoding MFS transporter — MNDQTISTTQLSHWRSGAFIISLFLVSAFSQIDRILPFILAESIKRELHLSDTQLGLINGIAFAVIYSLASLPLARLADRGASRQVLLWCVLIWSLMTGLGGLSVGFLTMALSRFGVALGEAGGTPASHALIAGNIPEHRHGRALGIYSMGIPLGTMIGFGVGGWASDHIGWRVALFAAGGVGLLLVILILAFTAKTAIAVKPVDQTENIFSAGRGLLSKPAFLWMFIGANFLGFAAAPFYAFAAPFLIRTHGLSASQVGLSFGLLQGLMGIIGTVVGGRLFDSAVKRGANRLLHPPAVVFSIAALTTVAGLLAPEGWMSIALFVPVMLAFAFLLPFAFSAGHLIAGPGKHALSSSLLMIASGLLGPALSPLLVGVISDGVSTAYEANGLRWGLMVVPVAGALSSIALFIASKKIREHLSATARYTYNDTDNHLSLIK, encoded by the coding sequence ATGAACGATCAAACGATTTCAACAACTCAGTTGAGCCATTGGCGCAGCGGGGCTTTCATCATCTCCTTATTTTTGGTAAGCGCCTTCAGCCAGATCGATCGCATATTACCCTTTATTCTTGCGGAATCCATTAAAAGAGAATTACACCTCAGTGATACGCAGCTGGGGCTGATCAACGGGATCGCCTTTGCTGTGATCTATTCACTGGCGTCCCTGCCGCTGGCCCGTTTGGCCGACCGCGGCGCATCCAGGCAGGTTCTGCTCTGGTGTGTACTCATCTGGAGCCTGATGACCGGGCTTGGAGGTCTGTCGGTTGGTTTCCTGACGATGGCGCTTTCACGCTTTGGGGTGGCCCTGGGAGAAGCCGGAGGAACCCCCGCCAGCCATGCGCTGATCGCAGGCAATATTCCTGAACATCGCCACGGCCGTGCGCTCGGCATCTATTCAATGGGCATCCCTCTGGGGACGATGATAGGGTTTGGTGTTGGTGGCTGGGCGAGTGATCATATCGGCTGGCGCGTAGCACTATTTGCTGCGGGAGGTGTTGGGCTGCTACTGGTTATCCTTATCCTGGCGTTTACAGCTAAGACGGCGATTGCTGTAAAACCAGTAGATCAGACGGAAAACATCTTTTCCGCCGGGCGTGGGCTGCTGTCAAAACCGGCGTTCCTGTGGATGTTTATTGGCGCGAACTTCCTGGGTTTTGCCGCTGCCCCGTTTTATGCCTTTGCTGCTCCTTTCCTGATACGCACACATGGGCTGAGCGCCAGCCAGGTGGGACTATCTTTCGGCTTGCTGCAAGGGCTAATGGGCATCATCGGCACAGTGGTCGGTGGCCGGTTATTTGACAGCGCGGTAAAACGTGGGGCAAACCGTTTACTACACCCGCCAGCCGTTGTTTTCAGTATTGCGGCACTTACAACGGTTGCAGGGCTCCTGGCGCCCGAAGGCTGGATGTCCATTGCGCTTTTTGTGCCCGTTATGCTGGCTTTTGCGTTCCTGCTGCCCTTTGCATTCAGTGCAGGCCATCTGATAGCCGGTCCCGGGAAACACGCGCTGTCTTCCAGTCTGCTGATGATCGCTTCCGGGCTGTTGGGCCCGGCACTATCGCCGCTGCTCGTGGGGGTTATCAGTGACGGGGTTAGTACGGCGTATGAAGCAAACGGTTTGCGCTGGGGATTGATGGTTGTTCCTGTTGCCGGTGCCCTGAGCAGCATTGCTTTATTCATTGCCAGCAAAAAGATCAGGGAACACTTATCTGCAACAGCAAGGTACACCTATAACGATACCGACAATCACCTCTCACTCATTAAGTAA
- a CDS encoding helix-turn-helix transcriptional regulator — protein MEITTLEGFYKTAADNLNKDISQLLPHGLTKEIGHFNVFDVSELAKLVKVKPNMTYNRRAYYKINLIDGRNRAEYADKVIDIETQALMFTTPKVPYNWIAKDMDQRGYFCLFSADFLAQSKSGVVLDELPIFKPGGYPCFHINEQEKEEIKTIFRKMHKEINSDYAYKYDLIRNYLLELIHYGQKLQPATDLYQEHNAAARVSSLFAELLERQFPIASPFQGLQLRTPKDYADQLSIHVNYLNRVLKQQTGQTTRNLISNRIIQEAKILLRQTEWNVSEIALSLGFEEVAHFSNFFKKQTDTSPLAFRN, from the coding sequence ATGGAAATCACGACCCTTGAAGGTTTTTATAAGACAGCTGCCGATAATCTGAATAAAGACATCAGCCAATTACTACCACATGGGCTCACCAAAGAAATAGGCCATTTCAATGTATTCGATGTAAGTGAGTTGGCTAAGCTGGTCAAGGTTAAGCCTAATATGACCTACAACCGGCGTGCTTATTATAAGATCAACCTGATCGACGGGCGCAACCGTGCGGAATACGCCGACAAGGTAATTGATATCGAGACGCAGGCACTGATGTTTACTACTCCGAAGGTGCCTTATAATTGGATCGCAAAGGACATGGACCAGCGTGGCTATTTCTGCCTTTTCAGCGCTGATTTCCTGGCGCAGTCCAAAAGCGGTGTTGTCCTTGATGAACTGCCCATATTTAAGCCTGGGGGCTATCCCTGCTTCCATATCAACGAGCAGGAAAAGGAAGAGATCAAAACGATCTTCAGAAAGATGCATAAAGAGATCAATTCCGATTATGCTTATAAGTATGACCTGATACGCAACTATTTATTGGAGCTGATCCATTACGGCCAAAAGTTGCAGCCTGCTACCGACCTCTACCAGGAGCACAACGCCGCGGCACGGGTGTCCTCCTTATTCGCCGAACTTCTAGAGCGCCAGTTTCCCATTGCTTCACCTTTTCAGGGACTCCAATTACGGACACCTAAAGACTATGCCGATCAGTTGTCTATCCATGTCAACTACCTGAACCGGGTGCTGAAACAACAGACCGGGCAGACAACCAGGAACCTGATCAGTAACCGGATCATTCAGGAAGCCAAGATATTGCTCAGGCAGACGGAATGGAACGTGTCCGAGATTGCCCTTAGTTTAGGATTTGAAGAGGTTGCCCATTTCTCAAACTTTTTCAAGAAACAGACTGACACTTCTCCATTAGCCTTTAGAAATTAA
- a CDS encoding SDR family oxidoreductase produces MELSKNTILITGGTSGFGFEFARRLLDKGNTVIITGRNEQKLEETKQILPGIHTIKSDVSKVDDISALFEEATKRFPELNMLINNAGEMRKIALQDEHDLYDITREIEINLMGPIRMVQEFLPHLKNQKDAAILNVTSGIALGAFPIAPIYSASKSGLRSFTQCLRVQLRSTGVKVFELIAPGSTTPLNAKFRNGAEVNTRMLVSPEKIVDEAIKGMMSNRNEIFPGSAKIMRILSRLAPKFLLSQATKTGEQAMSGK; encoded by the coding sequence ATGGAATTAAGCAAGAACACCATCCTGATCACCGGCGGAACCAGCGGCTTTGGTTTTGAGTTTGCCCGAAGGTTACTCGACAAGGGCAATACCGTGATCATTACCGGCAGGAACGAACAGAAACTCGAGGAAACGAAGCAAATTCTTCCCGGTATACACACCATAAAGAGCGATGTCAGCAAGGTTGACGACATCAGCGCTTTGTTTGAGGAGGCCACTAAAAGATTTCCCGAGCTGAATATGCTCATCAACAATGCCGGGGAAATGCGGAAGATCGCACTTCAAGATGAACACGATCTGTATGATATCACCCGCGAAATAGAGATCAACCTGATGGGACCTATTCGTATGGTCCAGGAATTTCTACCGCATCTCAAAAACCAAAAGGACGCTGCTATCCTGAATGTCACCTCGGGTATCGCCCTGGGTGCATTTCCAATTGCTCCTATCTATAGCGCCAGCAAATCAGGACTGCGATCCTTCACCCAATGCTTACGGGTACAGCTCAGATCTACTGGCGTCAAAGTATTCGAACTGATCGCGCCGGGCTCTACAACCCCTTTGAATGCCAAGTTTCGGAATGGCGCCGAAGTAAATACCAGAATGTTAGTTTCTCCTGAAAAAATAGTGGATGAAGCGATCAAGGGGATGATGAGCAATCGGAACGAGATCTTTCCCGGCAGTGCCAAGATCATGCGCATTCTCAGCAGACTCGCTCCTAAATTCTTGCTTTCACAAGCGACCAAAACCGGCGAGCAAGCCATGTCAGGCAAATAA
- the arr gene encoding NAD(+)--rifampin ADP-ribosyltransferase: MNKPADKGPFYHGTKANLKEGDLLITGRMSNYQAELVMNHIYFTALINGAGLAAALAKGDGPERVYIVEPTGSFEDDPNVTNKKFPGNPTRSYRTKEPLKIIGEMIEWVRQSPEQLQQWREKLANNRGEIIN; the protein is encoded by the coding sequence GTGAACAAGCCAGCTGATAAAGGACCCTTTTACCATGGTACAAAGGCAAACCTAAAGGAGGGGGATCTATTGATTACCGGCCGCATGTCCAACTACCAGGCAGAACTCGTAATGAATCACATCTACTTCACCGCCCTGATCAATGGTGCGGGCTTGGCTGCGGCCTTAGCAAAGGGTGACGGACCGGAACGTGTCTATATCGTTGAGCCGACCGGAAGTTTTGAGGATGACCCGAACGTTACTAACAAAAAATTTCCCGGAAACCCGACCCGTTCTTACCGAACGAAAGAACCATTGAAGATCATTGGTGAGATGATCGAATGGGTAAGGCAATCGCCCGAACAATTACAGCAATGGCGTGAAAAGCTGGCTAACAACAGAGGTGAGATCATTAATTGA
- a CDS encoding helix-turn-helix transcriptional regulator: protein MANSKPYRISSVTEIHRLMGLPKPHHPLISIVDLKGLRNDTDIDAVIFDLYVISMKRGCDGLHYGQQKYDFDEGLMAFMSPGQVLRGEENGVPSNLQGWMLFVHPDFLWNTSLATKIRRYEYFSYATHEALFLSDKEEVLINELVKNIKTEYAGNIDKFSQDIIISHLETLLNYAERFYQRQFITRKITNHQILDQVEVLLTTYLKNEALLAKGLPTVQYFADALNISAKYLSSLLKQLTGQTMQQIIHEKLIEKAKEKLSTTRMSVSEIAYQLGFEHPQSFNKLFKSKTKQSPLNFRQSFN from the coding sequence ATGGCTAACAGCAAGCCCTACCGGATCAGTTCCGTCACAGAAATACACCGTTTGATGGGACTTCCTAAACCTCATCACCCGCTGATCAGTATCGTGGATTTAAAAGGTCTGCGAAATGATACCGATATAGACGCGGTCATATTCGACTTATATGTGATATCCATGAAAAGAGGCTGTGATGGCTTACATTACGGGCAACAGAAATACGACTTTGACGAAGGGCTCATGGCTTTTATGTCTCCAGGCCAGGTCCTGCGTGGGGAAGAGAACGGCGTACCTTCCAATTTACAAGGCTGGATGCTTTTTGTACACCCGGATTTTCTATGGAACACATCACTTGCTACCAAGATCAGGCGATACGAGTACTTCAGTTACGCCACCCATGAAGCCCTATTTCTCTCGGATAAGGAAGAAGTGTTGATCAACGAATTGGTCAAAAATATCAAAACGGAATATGCTGGCAATATAGATAAGTTCAGCCAGGACATTATCATCTCTCATCTGGAAACCTTACTCAACTACGCTGAACGTTTTTACCAGCGACAGTTCATTACCCGAAAGATCACGAACCATCAAATCTTAGATCAGGTGGAAGTGCTTTTAACAACGTATCTGAAGAACGAAGCGCTGCTGGCGAAAGGGCTACCAACTGTACAATACTTTGCGGATGCACTAAACATCTCCGCCAAGTATTTAAGCAGCTTGCTGAAACAACTGACCGGCCAGACTATGCAACAGATCATCCACGAGAAACTGATCGAGAAGGCGAAAGAAAAATTGTCTACCACCCGGATGTCTGTAAGCGAGATCGCTTATCAATTAGGATTTGAACATCCTCAATCGTTTAATAAATTATTTAAGAGCAAGACAAAACAAAGTCCGTTGAATTTTCGGCAGTCCTTCAACTAA
- a CDS encoding GNAT family N-acetyltransferase, which produces MILKEYSNDKIMLRQLSIDDANFLYDIYSHPQLTANFEESPFLPDETPTAFTERIVSLCACIFTIRLSHKSHRIIGDCALHHWNKETKEIVIGGSLFPEYWGKGIMRSAFEILTNIAKEEFSVQILLGPTKTRNVKAIRLVEKMGFKKYKVDENDTVMRKFLL; this is translated from the coding sequence ATGATACTTAAAGAATACTCGAACGATAAGATCATGCTAAGGCAATTGTCGATAGATGATGCCAATTTCCTTTATGACATTTATTCTCACCCTCAACTGACTGCAAATTTTGAAGAAAGTCCCTTCCTGCCTGATGAAACGCCTACAGCTTTTACAGAGCGGATCGTTTCGCTGTGTGCGTGTATTTTTACGATAAGGTTATCTCACAAAAGTCACCGGATCATCGGGGATTGTGCCCTGCATCACTGGAATAAAGAGACTAAAGAGATAGTTATCGGTGGATCATTATTTCCTGAATATTGGGGCAAGGGTATCATGCGATCAGCCTTTGAGATCCTAACCAATATTGCGAAAGAGGAATTCAGTGTGCAAATTTTGCTCGGCCCAACAAAAACAAGAAACGTAAAGGCGATAAGATTGGTTGAAAAGATGGGTTTCAAAAAATATAAAGTAGATGAAAATGATACCGTAATGCGGAAATTTTTATTATGA
- a CDS encoding SDR family oxidoreductase, giving the protein MDTSACFQLLNFAIQKRSKMQNRTKNWTASQIPFRNNGVALITGSTEGIGYEDALALSSAGWSVIMMGRNAQKGAESIAKIQRVNRNAKVSFEKIDLADLSSIKAFASGMIAKGHAIDLLINNAGVMTPPKRLETADGFELQFGTNHIGHVALTAQLLPLLRKSPGARVVTVSSIANREGMINFDDLQSRSSYAPGKAYSQSKLANLMFALELQRQSEKHGWGIMSVAAHPGVSRTNLLITGAGRWSVAGMMRTLLPFLFQPSAQGALPTLYAATSPEAKGGLYYGPDKMMETRGYPAIAKIPAQAQDVNTAAKLWKISQELAKVAF; this is encoded by the coding sequence TTGGATACATCTGCCTGCTTCCAACTTCTGAACTTTGCAATACAAAAAAGATCTAAAATGCAAAACAGAACTAAAAATTGGACAGCATCTCAGATTCCTTTTAGGAACAATGGTGTGGCGCTGATTACTGGTAGTACAGAAGGTATTGGATATGAAGATGCATTAGCGCTATCATCGGCAGGATGGAGTGTGATCATGATGGGGCGTAACGCACAAAAAGGCGCTGAGTCAATTGCTAAGATTCAAAGAGTTAACAGGAACGCAAAAGTAAGTTTTGAAAAAATAGATCTTGCGGACCTGTCCTCGATCAAAGCCTTTGCTTCCGGAATGATCGCAAAAGGGCATGCCATCGATCTCCTGATAAATAATGCAGGAGTAATGACACCACCAAAACGACTAGAAACGGCCGATGGCTTTGAGTTGCAGTTCGGGACAAACCATATCGGTCACGTTGCATTGACAGCTCAGCTTCTTCCACTGTTACGCAAATCACCAGGTGCACGCGTTGTTACCGTTTCAAGTATTGCAAATCGTGAAGGGATGATCAATTTCGATGACCTCCAATCAAGATCTTCTTATGCTCCAGGGAAAGCATATAGTCAGTCAAAACTTGCGAACCTGATGTTTGCTTTGGAACTTCAGCGACAAAGTGAAAAGCACGGTTGGGGTATCATGAGTGTCGCTGCCCATCCGGGTGTTTCCCGGACCAATCTGTTGATTACCGGCGCGGGGCGATGGAGTGTTGCAGGGATGATGAGAACTCTTCTTCCGTTTTTGTTCCAGCCATCTGCACAAGGGGCCTTGCCAACATTATATGCAGCGACCTCTCCGGAGGCCAAAGGAGGTTTGTATTATGGACCAGACAAAATGATGGAAACCCGGGGGTATCCAGCCATTGCGAAAATACCTGCACAGGCACAAGATGTAAATACTGCTGCAAAATTATGGAAGATATCGCAAGAATTAGCTAAGGTGGCATTTTAA
- a CDS encoding DUF2147 domain-containing protein, whose translation MKKTILAVFALLLSLASLAQKLPADQITGVWQCEDYKIEMFKVGNTYSAKLLWSKEMFEADGKTSKKDVKNPNEKLRSRPVQGLTHITGLVYQDGEYVEGKLYSVQDGNTYGFKGKLKGPNDLETRGYKGIPLMGKSFKWKRVQ comes from the coding sequence ATGAAAAAAACAATTTTAGCAGTGTTTGCACTGCTCTTATCATTGGCGTCATTAGCCCAGAAATTACCTGCGGATCAGATCACCGGCGTATGGCAATGTGAGGATTACAAGATCGAGATGTTTAAAGTCGGCAATACCTACTCCGCTAAACTCTTGTGGTCTAAGGAAATGTTTGAAGCAGACGGCAAAACATCAAAGAAGGATGTTAAAAATCCCAATGAAAAGCTCCGTAGCAGGCCCGTGCAAGGCCTTACCCATATCACCGGTCTGGTCTATCAGGACGGTGAATACGTGGAAGGTAAACTGTATAGCGTACAGGATGGGAACACCTATGGCTTTAAAGGTAAATTGAAAGGCCCGAATGACCTGGAGACCCGCGGCTACAAAGGCATCCCCCTGATGGGCAAATCATTTAAATGGAAAAGAGTTCAATAA
- a CDS encoding PAS domain-containing protein — MLLSGEKDLQKTILTAPIGICILNAETFVAELLNDKFLEVAGIPREAILGHWFWEPFAEYRHLYEDVLSNVVRTGHPFQADDVSIRIMRNGIEEEVIVSFLYVPVSGDDGKVTKVAVWVQENTQQVKARQEIHRLNEELWRSNETLAASNVRLQESETHFKRLVEQAPVAILVFKGADMVIDQANRAMLELLGKDAAIIGMPLLEGLPEIKGAPAVEQLFQVYRTGEAIDGQEEAVPILTNGEVRTRYFNFSYRPLLADGQVIGVMDVAVEVTTQVLAREQADQQKRVYETITSGTPDLMYVWDLEYKFTYVNKALLTMWGKTWDTAVGKGLRENGYEEWHAAMHEREIDQVVATKKPVRGEVAFPHAVLGKRIYDYILIPVIGENGEVEAVAGTTRDVTDRKHMEQELTKTSDELQAINEELAATNEELASANEELTSANEELSATNNELATVNQALADAQVLIEEKQTALKLAIEAANFGTWFIHSVTREFITDARLKELFGYYPDEDLSIEQALAQITDEYRGFVSDKLEKAIYQGGDYDVTYPVVGLHDNRLRWLRAIGNLKADPSGSFSAFTGVVMDVTEQHANEQRKNDFIGMVSHELKTPLTSLSGMIQVSASKLKNSDDRFLAGVMESASKQVKRMGNMINGFLNISRLESAKLLIDKTTFDLCELITEVAGETQLVTSSHTIHTHNCEHITVHADHDKIASVLTNLLSNAVKYSPKGTVVQIACRVMEGEVQVSVKDEGPGLNAADKEKVFDRYFRVESAASRHISGFGIGLYLSSEIIKRHNGQIWVESEPGKGATFYFTLPL, encoded by the coding sequence ATGTTACTTTCCGGAGAAAAAGACTTACAGAAAACAATACTTACTGCGCCTATCGGTATCTGTATTTTGAATGCCGAGACCTTTGTTGCTGAATTATTAAATGACAAATTTTTGGAAGTCGCCGGGATCCCCCGCGAAGCCATCCTGGGGCACTGGTTCTGGGAACCATTTGCAGAATACAGGCATCTTTATGAGGACGTGCTGAGCAATGTCGTCCGAACCGGACATCCTTTCCAGGCAGACGATGTGTCCATCCGAATAATGCGAAACGGTATTGAAGAAGAAGTCATAGTTTCTTTTTTGTACGTTCCTGTAAGTGGTGATGACGGTAAGGTCACCAAAGTCGCTGTATGGGTGCAGGAAAATACGCAGCAGGTCAAAGCCAGGCAGGAAATTCATCGCCTGAACGAAGAACTTTGGAGATCTAATGAGACGCTGGCAGCGAGCAATGTCCGCCTGCAGGAATCAGAGACCCATTTCAAACGCCTGGTCGAGCAGGCCCCTGTTGCTATCCTTGTCTTTAAAGGTGCCGATATGGTCATCGACCAGGCCAACCGGGCGATGCTGGAATTGCTGGGTAAAGATGCAGCGATCATTGGCATGCCATTACTGGAAGGCCTGCCCGAGATCAAAGGCGCACCGGCCGTTGAGCAGCTTTTCCAGGTCTACCGGACCGGTGAAGCCATTGACGGCCAGGAAGAGGCCGTGCCGATCCTTACCAACGGCGAAGTGAGGACCCGTTACTTTAATTTCAGCTACCGCCCCCTTTTAGCTGACGGGCAGGTGATCGGGGTAATGGATGTCGCTGTGGAGGTCACCACGCAGGTGCTTGCTCGTGAACAGGCAGATCAACAGAAACGGGTTTATGAAACGATCACTTCCGGCACGCCGGACCTGATGTATGTCTGGGACCTGGAATATAAATTCACTTACGTCAACAAGGCGCTGTTAACCATGTGGGGCAAGACCTGGGATACGGCTGTCGGAAAGGGACTGCGCGAGAACGGCTATGAGGAATGGCATGCAGCGATGCACGAGCGGGAAATCGACCAGGTGGTGGCCACCAAAAAGCCGGTACGGGGCGAAGTGGCATTTCCGCACGCCGTGCTTGGTAAACGGATATATGATTACATCCTCATCCCGGTGATCGGCGAAAATGGAGAGGTAGAAGCCGTTGCCGGCACGACCCGCGACGTCACCGATCGAAAGCATATGGAGCAGGAACTCACCAAAACCAGCGATGAGTTGCAGGCGATCAACGAGGAACTGGCCGCAACGAACGAGGAACTGGCCTCTGCTAATGAAGAGTTGACCTCGGCTAACGAAGAGCTTTCGGCGACGAACAATGAACTGGCTACGGTCAATCAGGCCTTAGCAGATGCACAGGTGCTCATTGAAGAGAAGCAAACAGCCTTAAAACTAGCCATTGAAGCCGCTAATTTTGGGACATGGTTCATCCATTCAGTTACCCGGGAATTTATAACCGACGCGCGTCTGAAAGAACTTTTTGGCTACTATCCCGACGAAGACCTGTCGATCGAACAGGCGCTGGCCCAGATCACCGATGAGTACAGGGGATTTGTCTCCGATAAGTTGGAGAAAGCGATCTATCAGGGCGGGGACTACGATGTCACATACCCGGTGGTCGGCCTGCACGATAACCGCTTGCGCTGGCTGCGGGCTATCGGCAACCTAAAGGCAGATCCTTCAGGTAGCTTTTCCGCTTTCACCGGCGTAGTGATGGATGTGACCGAACAACACGCTAATGAACAGCGCAAGAACGATTTTATCGGTATGGTCAGCCACGAGCTGAAAACGCCGCTGACCTCATTGTCTGGTATGATCCAGGTTTCGGCATCCAAGCTCAAGAACAGCGACGACCGCTTTTTAGCCGGCGTAATGGAAAGCGCAAGTAAACAGGTCAAGCGGATGGGAAATATGATCAATGGGTTCTTAAACATTTCCCGACTGGAATCGGCTAAGCTTTTAATTGACAAGACAACTTTTGATCTTTGTGAACTGATCACGGAGGTAGCTGGGGAAACCCAACTGGTCACATCTTCACATACCATACATACCCACAACTGCGAACATATTACCGTCCATGCCGATCATGACAAGATCGCTTCAGTGCTGACCAACCTGTTAAGCAATGCGGTCAAATATTCGCCGAAGGGTACCGTCGTTCAGATCGCCTGTCGCGTCATGGAAGGCGAGGTGCAGGTCAGTGTTAAAGATGAAGGGCCGGGTTTAAATGCTGCGGACAAGGAAAAAGTATTTGACCGTTATTTTAGGGTGGAAAGCGCAGCATCCAGGCATATTTCCGGTTTCGGGATCGGGCTTTACTTGAGCTCGGAGATCATCAAAAGGCATAACGGGCAGATATGGGTGGAAAGCGAACCTGGAAAAGGTGCAACCTTTTATTTTACGTTGCCGTTGTAA